A portion of the Cherax quadricarinatus isolate ZL_2023a chromosome 21, ASM3850222v1, whole genome shotgun sequence genome contains these proteins:
- the LOC138853019 gene encoding uncharacterized protein gives MSEDESSDFLGFREEGNNSSVNMPVNSEDEESPTPGDMEMERMRLKLAVLEAEMKLMKAKEKERQRLGGSEQEPEQYFNITKAANFVPKFTESDPDRYFSFFEKTALEQGWPKQKWATLVRTQLVGKGFQRVETLEGQDFSDYDKIKEEVLLAYQMIPEKYRQKFRNQKFQDGQTLTEFGNEKLFLFKKWVCSKGVNKDYNKLVDLMVHEELYNTIPVDLREYLEDKNPDNLSEALDLGDRFLARRELVSKNSHAASENFPTHSKPYSKSYGHKGKWDKNFQEQMKAEVPYKIEGKGKSAGVQSLPRQSDNVSGPRVNSTSPTPNGKNTFKSYACYYCNKTGHTQKFCWSRRRDQEREEPPQRTLTAEIHPVACIRSSRQGEEEPLDLDPRMCIFSSRSTVGLQKDVGRVENILSLRDGCSTYSLLCAGVLPVSKDTYTGVDILLKGITGSTIRTPVHKLWVESAYQVGYLPVGISDEIPFKGVDLLLGNNVMGLLDSEEQLVWGKPNPKCWEEMARKTLPDLLPDGSTMRSMAHDHATNSLHISHEDGEGLSLVTLLSEVELQSTEEKDVPARAEHDWRMDQLNNVREAAPARVQLISVQENVAVAEEEILQLNKCFHFREETLTENSPLFAVSMEGEQGFCPQMVMSKVSRHFFWSQLWETVREYIETYHVFQFIGKPSLSIKPVTLQSISAPGEPFSKLVVDVLGPFPRTKLGNDYLLTNICSTTRYLKAVPLHKITAHVVLRVLMKFFFHVCFPQAVQEDQGPNFTSKPFRNVLKGLKVEPQCSTVYHSPSQGEIEKLHQTLKTMMPAYGIDNTNNWDERIPFFVFAEWGSTGISELLAWGGW, from the coding sequence atgtcagaagatgagtcttcagattttttaggcttcagggaagaaggtaataattcatcagtaaacatgcctgttaatagtgaagatgaggaatcacctactccaggtgatatggaaatggagagaatgagactgaaattagctgtactagaggctgaaatgaaattaatgaaagctaaggagaaagaacgtcaaaggttaggaggttcagaacaagagcctgagcagtactttaacataactaaagctgcaaattttgtccctaagtttacagagagtgacccagataggtatttttctttttttgagaagactgctttggagcaaggatggcccaaacagaagtgggctaccctagttcgcacacaacttgtaggtaaaggattccagagagtagagactctggaggggcaagatttttctgattatgataagattaaagaggaagtattgcttgcataccaaatgatacctgagaaatataggcaaaagttcaggaatcaaaaatttcaggatgggcagaccttaactgagtttgggaatgagaaactgttcctttttaagaaatgggtttgttctaaaggagttaataaagactataacaaattagtagatctgatggttcatgaggaattgtacaatacaatccctgttgacctcagagaatatttagaggacaaaaacccagataatctttctgaagcactggatctaggtgaccgatttttggctcgcagggaattggtaagtaaaaacagtcatgctgcttctgaaaatttccccactcattctaaaccttattccaagtcttatggtcataaaggtaagtgggacaagaattttcaggaacaaatgaaggctgaggtgccctataaaatagaaggaaaaggtaagtcagctggagttcaaagtttacctagacaatcagataatgtttcaggtcctcgagtaaacagtaccagtcctacaccaaatggtaaaaatacctttaagagttatgcctgttactactgtaacaaaactggacacactcaaaagttttgctggtcaaggcggagagatcaggaaagggaggaaccaccccagaggactctaactgcagagatacatccagttgcctgcattaggtcttcaaggcaaggtgaggaggaacctttggatctagaccccaggatgtgtatattttctagtaggtccacagttggtttgcaaaaggatgtaggcagagttgagaacatattgtccttgagagatggatgtagcacctactctttgctatgtgctggagtgctaccagtgtctaaggatacctatactggggtagatatattgttgaagggtattacgggttcaaccataaggacacctgtacacaaattatgggtagaatctgcataccaagttggctatctccctgtaggtatctcagatgaaattcccttcaaaggggtcgacctcttattagggaataatgttatgggtctgttagacagtgaggaacaactagtttgggggaaaccaaatcccaaatgttgggaggaaatggctaggaaaaccctgccagaccttctccctgatggttccaccatgagaagtatggctcatgatcatgctaccaacagtcttcatatttctcatgaggatggtgagggcttaagtttggtaactctgctttctgaggttgaactgcagtcaactgaagaaaaggatgttccagccagagctgagcatgattggagaatggatcagttaaataatgtgagagaggctgcacctgctagggtgcaattaatttctgtgcaggaaaatgtcgctgttgcggaggaagagattttacagttaaataagtgttttcatttcagggaggaaactcttacagagaattcacctctgtttgcagtatcgatggaaggagaacaagggttttgtccccagatggtgatgtccaaggtttccaggcatttcttctggtctcagctgtgggagactgtcagagagtatattgagacctatcatgtctttcaatttatagggaaacctagtctAAGTATTAAACCTGTTACCCTCCAgtctatttcagcaccaggtgaacccttcagcaagctggtagtagatgtacttggtccattcccaaggaccaaactgggaaatgattatttactcacaaatatttgctccactaccaggtacctgaaagcagtccctctgcataagataactgctcatgtagtcttaagggttttgatgaagttcttttttcatgtttgttttcctcaagcagtgcaagaagaccaagggcctaactttacctcaaagccttttagaaatgttttgaagggactaaaagtagagcctcagtgttcaactgtgtatcactctccatctcaaggggaaatagagaaattacatcaaaccctcaagacaatgatgcCAGCCTATGGaatagacaatactaacaactgggatgagaggatccctttctttgtatttgctgagtggggaagcactggaatctctgagctattggcttggggaggatggtga